TCGGTGATCATTGCCGGGGTGCAGACCTTCTTCTTGCTGCTGGTCAATTTCGCCGCCCACCCGTTTGCCATGATGCAGGGTCAGCTTCCGGCTGACGGTAACGGTCTGAACCCGCTGCTGCAATATCCCGAGATGGTGATCCACCCGCCCATGCTCTATCTCGGCTACGTCGGTTTCACCGTGCCGTTTGCCTTCGCCTTGGCTGCACTCGTTATGCGCTATCCGGGTGAAAAATGGATTCACATTACCCGCCGCTGGACCATGGTGACCTGGGGCTTTCTAACTTGTGGGATCTTTCTCGGCGCGCACTGGGCCTACTCGGTGCTCGGCTGGGGTGGCTACTGGGGTTGGGACCCCGTAGAAAACGCGTCGCTTATGCCGTGGCTAACCGGCACGGCGTTTTTGCATTCTGTGATGATGCAGGAGAAGCGCGGCATGCTGAAGGTGTGGAATATGTGGCTGATTTTTTCCACCTTCATGCTTTCGATCTTCGGTACTTTCCTGACCCGCAGTGGCGTTGTCAGCTCGGTTCATGCGTTTGCTCAATCTTCGATTGGCACCTGGTTCCTCATATTCCTCGGCATCATTCTCGCGGTTTGCACCTTCTTCTTTATGAAGAACCGCTCTCACTTGCGGAGCGAGCACAAGCTGGAATCGTTGGTCTCGCGCGAATCTAGCTTCGTATTCAATAACCTGCTTCTGCTGGTGGCATGTTTTACCGTTTTATGGGGGACCCTCTTTCCCGTACTGTCAGAATGGGTACAGGGACACAAAGTTACCGTCGGTCCGCCATTCTTTAATCGGGTAAATATCCCCGTCGCATTGCTGCTGCTCTTGTTGACCGCCGTCGGCCCGCTCCTTGCCTGGCGCAAGACTTCGCTCGAAAGCCTCAAGCGCAACTTCTCGATTCCCGCCATCGGTGCGCTGCTGGTGGGCGTGCTGCTCATTGCATTCGGCCTTAGGCCATGGAAAGAGAGTTCAGCCTTTTACTCGCTGATGACCATTTGCCTTTCGGCGATGGTGGCCCTCACCGTGTTCTCCGAATTTGTTCGCGGGGGACGCGTGATCTCGCGTCACACCGGACGCAATCTGCTCTCTTCCATCGTCCACCTGGTACACCGCAATACCAGGCGCTACGGCGGATACATCGTGCACTTCGGCGTGGTGGTTGTGATGATTGGCCTAGCGGGCTCCGCCTTTAATCAGGACCGCGAAAAAGAGCTGGGCTACGGCGACCGCATGAGCATCGGCGTATACACCCTGACTTGTCGCTCCTATACTCAGGACGACAAGCCCAATTACAGCAGTGAATGGGCCATCATTGATGTTTCCAAGAACGGTAAGCCGGTGGCCACTATGTTTCCCGAGCGGCGCTTTTACAAAGCCAGCCAGCAGACCTCGACCATGGTGGCAAATCGTTCAACCATGAAGGAAGACCTTTACCTTGTCTATGAGGGCATGAACCAGGACACCGGCCGTCCCATAATCAAAGCCCACCTCAATCCCCTGGTAATGTGGATCTGGGTGGGGCTGCTGGTCATGGTAGCGGGAACCGTGATTGCATTGGTTCCGAATGCTGCGGCCGTGCGCCTGACGGCCACTGCCCCGGTGCGCGTCGCCGCCACCGCGGAGGCGGGTGACTGATGCAGAGATTCCTTGCCATGGGGAAAAATCGCGCGCTGCAGGTTGCTCTGCTCTCGCTTGCGGTGATTGCCCTCATGGGCGCTGGTGATGATGCCCGCTTCAACGATCTCGGACATCGCGTCATGTGCGTGTGCGGCTGCCGTCAGATTCTGCTCGAGTGCAATCACGTGGGCTGCACGTACTCTGACCGTATGCGCGATGAATTAGCGGCGGCAATCAACCGTGGCGACAGCGACGACCTCACTCTGCAAGCCTTCGTCCAGAAATACGGCACCATTGTGCTCGCCGCGCCCACCACCAGCGGCTTCAACCGTGTGGCATGGATTGCGCCCTACATGGCACTGGTGTTCGGCTTGACCGCGGTTGTGGTAGTGATTCGAGGATGGAGAAGACCGACTGCAGGCTCACTCGCGGCCAGGTCTGGCTCCCCCGACCCCGCATTAGATCCATTTCGCAAACAGGCGCGCCGGGAGACTGAATTATGATCTTCGCCGCCTGTTCAGCATTCACATTAGCCGTCCTGGTTTACATTTTCTGGGTACCAGGGGAAGTGATATCCACTCCTGAGAAAACTCGTCTGGCCTATCTTCTTGAACGCAAAGATGTGGTTTACGAGAACCTCCGCGATCTGAATTTCGAATACAACGCTGGCAAGCTGCCGGAGGCGGACTACCAATCCATGAAGTCGTCATTAGAAGATGAAGCCGCCAAGTTGCTGGCCGAAATTTCTGCCCTGGAAGTTATTCCGCACGCCTCCTATGCGATCTCAGGTCGCCAGAAGGGAGCGCGGAATTGAGCCTCGAGGTTTTCATGCCGTCCCCACGGTCGCCAATCCGACCTCTGCTGTTTATAGTCCTGAGCACGTTGCTGCTGGCTGGTCTCGCTGCCGCCGAAGACCTCACTGGGACGGTCACCAATAAGACCACAGGCAAGCCGTCTGCCGGCGATGATGTGGTTCTAATCAAACTGGCGCAGGGCATGGAAGAGGGGGCACGAACCAAGACCAATGCCAAGGGCGAGTTCACGCTGCCGCTGGACAATGCCGCCAATCCTCACCTGGTACGGGTCAATCATCAGGCGGTAAATTACTTCCGCCAGGCTCCCCCGGGAACCAGCGCGGTTGACGTAGAGGTATATGACGTCGCCAAAAAAATCCCCGGTATTGCCACCCCGATTGACATTATGGCGTTCCAGACTGACAAAGGTTTCCTTGAAGTAGTAGAGAAGTTCGTAGTCAGGAACACTTCCACGCCGCCGCGAACGCAGATGAACGAAAACAATTATGAGTTCCAGCTGCCCAACGGCGCAATCGTAGATTCGGGCCTCGCTAAAGGACCCAACGGTCAGCCGGTAAACAGCGCCCCCGTGCCACTTGCGCAGAAAAACCGCTACGCCTTTGCCTTTCCTTTACGTCCCGGCGAAACTCAGTTTCAGGTTTCCTATCACTTGCCTTATAGCGGCCAGGCGCGCATTGAGCCCAAGCTCCTTTCGGCCATGGAGCACTTTGTGGTGATGCTGCCGAAGGAGATGCAATTCAAGCCCGAGGCCGGGAGTTTCCAGTCCATTCCTGATGAGACCGGCGCAAATGTACAGGTGGTCACTGGAGTGCAGCCCAGCCAGCCTCTTGCCTTCACCGTTGCCGGGAACGGCACATTGCACCTTGGAGATGAGCAGGCCCAAGGAGGCGGAGGCGAATCCGGCGCGGCATCGGGCCCGGAAGTTGCCAATAGCCGTCGACCTGGCGGCGGCCTTGGTCCACCCACCGACTCGCCAGATCCGTTGCACCAGTATCGCTGGTTCATCCTCTCCGGCTTTGTTGCGGTGTTGGCTTTCGGTGCGGTGTACATTGCCACCCGCAGTGCCTCTGCTCCTCGTGCGGCTGCCGGTGCGGCCGGAAACGGTGGCGCCGGTTCGCGCTCCGCGGCTCTGCAGCAACCCAATCGCTCCGCTCTGTTGCTGGAAGCTCTAAAAGAAGAAATGTTTGAACTGGAAGTCGAGCGCCAGCAGGGCCGCATCTCCCACCAGGATTACGAAAAGTCCAAGGCTGCTCTCGACCAGACCCTCCAGCGAGCGATCACCCGCAAGAAGTAAGCTCATTGTGGACTCCGGGGCACCGGCCCTTTGCTCCTTCAATGCGAGTTGGCCGTAGCTTCGGTGGAATTACCTGTCACAGCGGTTGACTTTGCAGCGTACGAACATGAGATTTGGACAGGCGTGAGCGCTTGTCTGCAATTGCAGTAGCCTTGTATTTTGGAAAGAGGAAAGGGATGACGTACAAAAGAGGTTTCATCCTCGTGCTCGTCCTTACAGCCGCTTGCGGCTTTGGGCTTACATGGATGGCCATTCACCCAACCAGCATTCGTCATTTGAATCAAAGTCGCGTGCTGCTGTTTATGTTGCTAATCTTTGCGGTTATTCCGATCTATCCCCTCTATAGGCGGTTTAAAGGGATGCATTCATTTCGTTATCTGCTGTTAATCGTGACGATCCTAACCACTACAGCGAGCGTTGTTGCAGAGTACGTCCTTCCCTCCGATGCTGGTTTAAGTGACGCCTTATTTAAAATTGGCACACTGCTGATCGTAACAACCTGCGTGGTCTTCATCTGGAATAGCCTCGTGAAACGACGGCCCGGATCACAATAGCTGGTTTGTACCGATCATGGAACAAGACGAAAAGCTGAATAGAAAAGTCGAGACGTTAAGAGGCATTTACGGTAGCAAAGGCATAGACCTCAATGAAGACGAAGTAAAGGCTCTCGCACATCACTGGGAAGCAATCCGCTTCGTGCTGCCATTCTGTGCTGCCTAATCATTCTTGCGCTTGTGGCGTTCTTAATCTTAGGTTTGTATTGTGAACCTGGCCTTCAATCGCGAACAAAGGCAATACTCCCGCTAATGGCTCAAGGCAATGATAGATTTTAATTGTGAACCGATTCTCTTAAACCGCAATTAAGGGCACCCCACCTCGACGTAATCTCGTCCTCGTTACCAGAGTGACGCTTCTCGAATCCTCATTGTCAGGTATGCTGGTGATGCATCGAGAGCAGCGTGAACTCGCTTCACGCTCCGCAACCTGCGGATAACGCAAGGTGCGTTGAACGCTTTTAACCGCGTTCGATGTGGTGAAGAAAACTTCACAACAGAATCACTCCATCTCGATGCGCTGAAAGGAAGCGCATCAATGTAGCCCATCAACCCTGGTGTCCATACCTGCATCGAGCAGCCTCGGGATCTGCTCTTTGGCTCTTCGCAATTTTCAGAGCTCTTTCTGAGCTCCTCAGTTCCCGCCAACTCCCTTGATTGTTCCGGCATCCTCTTCAGCTGGAGGTTTTATATGGCTCTCCTGGACGTTGGTGTGAAGATGCTAGCGAATCGCATGCCCAAGGTTCTTTCGCCTAAGACACATGCCATCATTGATTACGCCACCGCCGGCGCATTCTTCGTTATGGCGCCCATCCTGTGGAAGCGGAACAGGCGGGCGGCCATTGCGTCGCTGGCCTGCGGCGCGGCTGCAACCACTGCCGCCGTGCTGGCTGACCATCCAGGCGGAGCAGCAAAAATCGTGAATTTCCCCACTCACGGCAAAATGGAAGCCGGATTCTCGGGGGTTGTGGCCTCCCTGCCCAGCTTGCTCGGATTCAGCGGCGAGTGGCCGGCCATCTTCTTCCGCAGCCAGGGTTTGGCGATCGCTGCTATCAACGGCTTGACTGAATTCGAGAGCGAACTCGAAGAAGAAGAGCCTGGCTTCCGCCGTCGAGGCCGCTTCGCCGCCTAAAGCCGGGCAGAACCACGTAGGCACAGGCGCCCTCTCCTGGCTGGGGAACCATAAATCACGTGGGCACAGGCGCCCTCGCCTGTGCGGGCGAGCGTAGCTCGCCTTGAGCCCAGGGCGGATGCTCCTGCGTAAGTCGATGAGTGCATTCACCCAACTCACGTGGGCACAGGCGCCCTCGCCTGTGCGGGCGAGCGTAGCTCGCCACGCCACAAAGCACCCCGGGGAACTGAATCCCCCTCTCCGGCGTATCATCTACATAGTAGACATGGGAAACGCCTTTAAAACCGCATCTCTGCTTACCGCCCTTACTCTGGTTCTGCTGTTTATTGGGGAGTACTTTGGTGGGCGCAACGGCCTGGTCACGGCGCTGATTTTCGCCGCGCTGATCAATTTTGTCTCTTATTTCTTCTCCGACAAGATCTCCCTTGCCATGTATCGTGCGCGGCCAGTGACGCGCGAAGAGTTGCCGCGGGTTTACTCCGTGGTGGAGCGGATCACGCAGCGCGTCGGACTGCCTATGCCGAAGATTTTCGTGATTCCCACCGAGTCGCCCAACGCCTTCGCCACCGGACGCAACCCGTCGCATGCGTCAGTAGCTGTGACGCAAGGCATCCTGGATTTGCTGAATGATGAGGAACTGGAGGGCGTGCTGGCGCATGAACTCGGGCACGTACGCAACCGTGACATCCTCATCAGTTCCGTTGCTGCTACCCTCGCGGGCGCGATTACTTTCCTGGCCCGTATGGGCTATTGGGCCGGACTCTTTGGAGGTTTCGGCGGCCGCGACGACGATCGGAACCGTGGCGGGTTGGGAGCGTTGCTCATGATCATCCTCGCGCCCCTTGCCGCCATGCTGATCCAGTTGGCGGTTTCGCGCTCGCGTGAATACCAGGCCGATGAAACCGGCGCCCACTTCACCGGAAACCCTTACGCTCTCGCTAGTGCGCTGCGCAAGCTGGACGCATACTCACGGCGCGTCCCGATGGTGGCAACGCCTTCTACTGCGCACCTATTCATTATTCAGCCGGTGCTGGGGATGAATCTGGGCAGCTTGTTCTCCACGCATCCACCGATCGCAAAACGGATCGAGCGCCTCACCGGACGGCCGGCAGAATTTACCCAATAATGGTTGTGAAACGCCGTCTGCCCAACACTCTCGTAATCATTCGCCTCGTTAGCGCAGTCTGCTCTCCATAGTAAAATCAAAGCATCCATGTCAACGCAAACCGTCACCGCGTCACGCGCGGCACAACTGGAGAACCTGCTGCGCACGGTCATTCGCGGCAAGGATGATGTGGTCCGCCTGGCGCTGGTGGCGTTGTTTGCCCGCGGCCATCTGCTGATTGAAGGCGTTCCCGGCGTGGGCAAGACCACGCTTGCCCAGGCGCTCGCCCGCGCTATTGACTGCACCTTCCAGCGCGTGCAGTTCACCAGCGACATGCTTCCCAGCGACGTCCTCGGAATTTCCATTTATTCGCCGATGGAACAGAAGTTCGAGTTTCGTCGCGGCCCGGTGTTCACCAACATTCTGCTGGCCGACGAAATCAACCGCACTACTCCGAAGACACAATCCGCCCTACTTGAAGCCATGAACGAAGGGCAGGTCACCGTGGATGGCCACGCCTATTCACTCCCTCAACCTTTCCTGGTGATCGCGACCCAGAATCCCGTGGAGCACCACGGAACTTATCCGCTGCCGGAATCGCAGATGGACCGCTTCCTGATTCGCGCGCGCATGGGTTACCCGGAAGGTGACCATGAGCGCGCGATTTTGCGTTCCGAAGCCGGAGTTTCGCGGCTGGAAGAACTGCAGCCGGTGCTGAGCTCTGCCGACGTGCTCGCTATTCAACACGAAGTCATTCACGTGCACGTGGATGATTCGCTGGTCAGTTACACCCTGGAAATTGTCCGCCGCACCCGTGAATCCGAGTACTTGTCGCTGGGCGTCTCGCCGCGCGGGGCGCTCATGCTCTATCGCGGCGCTCAGGCAATGGCCTTTCTCGAAGGCCGCACCTTCTGCACTCCGGAAGACTTCAAGCCGCTCGTGGTTCCCGTGTTTGCGCATCGCGTGGTGGTGAATGCGCTCTACTCCTCGACTCTAAAGAAGACCGAGCAGGCCGAGCAGGTGCTGCGCGAGATCGTGGATAGCGTGCCCGTACCGGTCTAGTCGTCTGTTCTTTCGCTCACCATCCCAGATGTAGATAATGGCGCGATGTCTATCTTGCGCTTTTTCATGTTGCTCTCGCTGGTGGTCTGGCTGGGCGGAATCATCTTTTTCGCCTTCGTCGTCGCGCCTACGGTCTTTTCGGTTCTCCCCACCCGCCATCTGGCCGGACTGGTGGTCGCCCGCGCGCTTTCAGTCCTTCACTGGATGGGCATCATCTCCGCAGTGGTATTCCTCTGCACTTCCATCGCGTATTCGCGACTGGCGGTCGGCGACCCGCATCCTTTCGCAGCGAGGCACATTCTGGTCATCGTTATGCTGGCGCTGACTCTGATCTCGCAGTTTGGGGTCACACCGCGTCTGCACGCCTTGCGAACATCTATAGGAGAGATAGACGCTGTGCCGCCCGACAATCCGGCGCGAGTCCATTTCAATCAGCTACACGTTTGGTCCACGCGACTTGAAGGAGGAGTGTTTCTGCTGGGATTGATTGTGCTTTATCTCACCGCACGACAACTGTAACTGAGCACGAAGAACTGCTTCCCTCACCCACTATGTCTGATGTGCAAAATATCCCCATCCTGCACAATGTAGTCTTTGCCCTCCAGCCTCAGCGTACCTTTGGCGCGGGCATTCGCTTCGGATCCGGCGTCCAGCAGCGCGTCCCAGCGAATCGTCTCGGCTCGAATGAAATGCTTCTCCAAATCAGAGTGGATCGCTCCTGCCGCCTGAGGGGCGCGGGTATTACGCGGAATGGTCCAGGCGCGGCATTCATCTTCTCCCACCGTAAAAAATGAAATCACGCCAAGCAGCTCGTAGGTCTTGCGCACCAGCCGCACCAGGCCACTTTCTTTCAAACCATAGCTGGAGAGAAACTCAGCCGCATCTTCGTCGTTCATCTCCGCCAGCTCAGCCTCAACTTTGCCGCAAATGGCCGTCGCACCGGCGTTCGGGCGTGAGGCCACCTCGTCCAGTTTGTATTTTGAAATGGCATTCTCCAGTTCGCGACCCAACTCACTCGTCTCGGTTACGTTGAGCACATAAAGGATCGGCTTTTCGCTTAGGAACATGAAGCCGCGCACGCGTTTCTTGTCCTCTGCCGTCATCTCCATCTCTCGTAGAGGCCGCTCGGTTTCAAGGTGGGCTTTGGCGCGTTTCAACAGGTCGAACTCGCGCTCCAGTTCGGCGGAACGCATTTTCTTCAGGTCTTTTTCCACCCGCTCGAGGCGCTTCTCCACTTGACCGAGGTCGCTGACCATCAAATCAAAATCCACATTCTTGATGTCGCGCAGCGGATTGATGTCGCCGACGTGCGGAATCGAAGGATCGTCGAATGCCCGCACTACATGCGCCAGGGCATCTACATTGCGCAAATGGCCAATGTAGGCAGACTCCTTGAGCGCCTCCTGCCCAATTGCGCCCACATCCGCATAATCAATTGCGGCGTGTACCAGTTTGCGCGGATTGTAGAGCGCGGCCAGCCGGTCGAGCCGATCGTCCGGAACTTTCGCCACCCCAATGTGCGCCTCTCTTGGATTAGCGAGCGCGTGTTCGGAGAGCTTTGCCTTGGTAAGAATGCGAAATAGTGATGTCTTGCCTACCTGCGGCAGGCCGATGATGCCAGTTTTCATATGGAGAGAAAATGATAACAGTAGCGCGGTGCCCAAACCCTGGGCTTCCTAAAGATTGAAGTCGCAGGGCGGCTGCTTGCGATAGCCGAGGAGTTCGGCAAAATATTCAATGGCCTAATTACATCTGTTCAAGCTCGCCATGGCTGAACGATCTCGAGTACTGAGTACTGGAACTGCCTCTCTGCTATTCTTGCGCACTACAAACAATGCACCCCATTGCTCTCAGCATTCTGCTGGGCCTCACGGCTGCCCTGGCCAACGTCGCCGGCGGAGCCGTAATCATGCGGCGGCGCTGGGAGCACTCTTTTCTCCGATACTTCGTTGCCCTGGGTGCTGGCTTCATGCTGGCAACCGCGATCGTTGAAATGGTCCCTGAGAGCGTGCGCCTGCGTGGTCTTCGCGCTGGATATCTTGTGCTGCTGGGGTATTTGATCATCCATTTTTTTGAGCACACGGTGACCCCGCACTTTCATTTTGGCGAGGAAACCCACGCCGCCGAATTTGTTCATGCGCACAAAAGTTACTCGGTGCTGCTGGGACTGCTGATCCACACCTTCTTCGACGGCATCGCTATCACCTCCGGCTTTCTTCTCTCCAATGCGCTGGGGTGGATAATCTTTGTCGCCATTTTCTTGCACAAAATTCCGGAAGGCTTCACCGTGGCCTCGGTTATGCTGGCCAGCGGACGAAGCCGAGCTATGGCCTGGGCATCTTCGGTGTTGCTGGGCGCCGCCACCCTGGCTGGAGTATTGGTAATGGCAGTTTTCCGCCATGCGGTTGCTGCTGGCTTGCCGCTCTCAGCCGGGGTCACGATTTACGTAGCGGCTACCGATTTGATGCCCGAGGTCAACAAAGAGCCGGGCGTGCGAATGGCGCTGCTGGTCTTCTTTGGAGTCGGTTTACTGTTCGTTCTTGACAATTTTTTACACGTGCACTGACGTCATTTCAGCTGCCTGCGGTAGTAAAATTATTTTCTGAAGAACATGCACGCGTCATTTCCCCATCCACCCAATCCCCCAGACCCGAAACCTTTCCGGCCCATGGCAGCCGGGGAGCTTCGTGTCCCGCCTAAGCGCCATTTGCTGTCAAGCCGCGTCCGTAATCTCCTTTTCGCAGCTCTGTTCTCGTTGTTTGTGTTTGCAACCAGCCTGGTGTTGGATTACACCCTTTTGGTGCACAAGGATTCGGCGCTGGCCACGGTAGAAATCTCCGACATCTTTGCCGGGCTATTGGCGGGTATTTTATTTTTCAAGATTCTGCAGGCCTGGAGGGCGCAACGGCAGCAAATCCTTAACCGCTTACACACTATTGACGAAATGAACCATCACATTCGCAATGCGTTGCAGGTGATTTCGCTGACCGTCCATGCCAATCCTCAGCACGCCCAAGAGCTCGCCCACATTGATCAGTCGGTCAATCGCATCCAATGGACGCTGCGAGAAATCCTACCCAAGTTCTGAAGGCCACTCCAGAGCTGGCCTGAGCTAGTCCACAGTGTGTTTTGCGGTGTAGCCCTCGCGAGCGATCACTTGGTATTTCAACTCCTTGCCTCGCTCGTCGCGCACCTTCAATGGGGCGCCGTCCGGCGCTACGACCTCAATTTTCAGTTTGCGGTAAGTTCCATCCAGCTTGGGGTTCGTGGGATGGTAGGCCAGCGTGTACTGATTGCGGAGGGAATTTCCGATCTCGCGGAAAATATCCGGTAGCTCGCCTTCGAAACGAGGAAAGAATGCCCTGCCTCCGGTCATGCGAGCGAAAGTGTTCATCTGATTATCGGCCTGGAGATAATCCATCATGGCCTCAGATACGTTCGGATTACTTCCATAGCGGGCGTCAATCCACTCGCGCAATGCTCTCCCAATGCTGACGGGAAAGATGGTCACATTGGGCGTGGCTTTCACTTTCTTCATGATCTGATCCAGCGTGAGTTTGCTGAAGGTATCGCGCCCGGTAGAAACCAGAATAATTTCCTTGCGGCCCTCAATTCGATCCAGCCGATCTAAGGTGTCATAAAGTGCGTCAAAAAGATTGGTCTCACGAAAGCCCGGTATTCGCAACCGGTTCAGCCCGCCGTAAATGGCCCGCTTGTCCTGGGTAAAATCAACCAGGATTTCGGGCTTCATATCGTAAGCAACTACTGCCACCCAGTCATTCGGTTTCAGTGAGTTAGCAAAGTAGTAGGAGGCATTCAGCGCGTCATACATGAATGAATAATTCGTGGCCGCGAATTCCACCAACAGTACTGCCGTTATCGGCGCCTCAGACTGGCTGAAGCTGGTAAGTTTCTGTGGCACCCCGTCTTCCAATATCTTGAAATTCCCTGCCTTAAGCCCGGGAATGAAGTGACCGTCTTTGGTTTGAACCATTGCGTCCAGGGTCACCACCGGTACGTTTACCTGGATGGTGTAATCCGGCATACCCGGAACCTTCTTGGGGGCGGAAGGCGGCGGGGGTGGCGGCGGCTCTTCCTTCTTCTTAGGGATAGCGTAAGGGCCGGTCTCACCCTGAGGGCCCCCCGCTTCAGGAGGGGGTTCGGTCTGCTTCTGCTGGTCGGCGGATGGCGGCTGGGTATTGGGGGTCTGGGTTTGCCCGCCGGCTGCGGTGAGGGCGGTAGCCAAGATCAAGGGGAATAAAGCCCCCCAGGGAACCACAGCAGATAACCTACGGCGAATACCCGGTAAAAACCGGCAAAACTCAGGGGAAAACATGATTGCCTCTGGTATGTGAGTCTCTGTACTATAGATGCAACCTGGCGCGATCTGGTCAATTATCTCGCGTCTGGCCTGCCTCCCTCAACATAAAGACTTTGGCATTTTCCTGAAAAATGCCGGGGAGAGTGGCTGTTCTCAATGAAAAAAATTAGTGTGCGCCTCGTCCTTCCGCTGGTACTTACCTTTACCCTTCTCGGATCTGCGTCTCAAACAAGTGTAGGTCGCGATGCGACCGCCATGAAGGCCAAGATTATCCCCTTGGAGCAAATTCACGCTGGCATGCGCGGTGTCGCGTACACCGTATTCCAAGGCGTCAAACCCGAGCCCATGGATGTTGAAGTTCTTGGCGTGATGAAGAATGTCAATGGTCCGAAGGGCGACATTATCCTTGTCCGTCTGCACGGGACAAAGCCCGAGTACACCGGTGTGGTGGCCGGAATGAGCGGCAGTCCGGTTTACTTCGACGGCAAACTGGCGGGCGCGCTCGCATTTCGCATTGGCGAGTTCTCGAAAGAGCCAATCGCCGGCGTAACTCCAATCCAGGAAATGTTGGAAATCGGCGAGTTAGATACGCGCGAAGCAGCAGGAATGCCAGGTTCAGGCAAAACTGCGAACGTGGTCAGCAAGACCTCCGGCCCGGGATCGAGTTCCGGCACTTCCAGCTACACCAATTACCTGACTCCCATTGATACGCCGCTGGTGTTCAACGGCTTCACGGAAGAAGCCTTCAGGCGTTTCGCGCCCCAGTTCCAAGCTGCCGGCATTGTTCCGGTGATGGGTGCGGGATCATTCAGCGATGCTAAGCAGCCGGAGCCCATCGAGGCCGGTTCCTCCATCAGCGCGGTCCTGGTCCGCGGTGATATGAACATCGCCGCCACCTGCACAGTGACCTACGCGGATGCTTCACATTTACTGGCTTGCGGCCACCCGCTGATGCAGTTCGGCAGAATTGATCTGCCCATGAATAAGGCGCAGGTTCTGGCGACCTTGCCCTCGCCTGCGAACGCCTTCAAAATCGTCAACACTACCGAGGCAGTCGGTTCCTTCGTACAGGATCGTCACACCGGAATCATGGGTGTCTTCGGCAGGAAGCCGGACATGATCCCGGTCACCCTCAGCATCCATGGCATATCGCGTCCCAAGGAATTCCATTACGAAGTTCTCAACAACAGCAAGATCAGCCCCATGGCCATGATGGCCACCGTGTT
The DNA window shown above is from Terriglobales bacterium and carries:
- a CDS encoding SpoIVB peptidase S55 domain-containing protein → MKKISVRLVLPLVLTFTLLGSASQTSVGRDATAMKAKIIPLEQIHAGMRGVAYTVFQGVKPEPMDVEVLGVMKNVNGPKGDIILVRLHGTKPEYTGVVAGMSGSPVYFDGKLAGALAFRIGEFSKEPIAGVTPIQEMLEIGELDTREAAGMPGSGKTANVVSKTSGPGSSSGTSSYTNYLTPIDTPLVFNGFTEEAFRRFAPQFQAAGIVPVMGAGSFSDAKQPEPIEAGSSISAVLVRGDMNIAATCTVTYADASHLLACGHPLMQFGRIDLPMNKAQVLATLPSPANAFKIVNTTEAVGSFVQDRHTGIMGVFGRKPDMIPVTLSIHGISRPKEFHYEVLNNSKISPMAMMATVFSALQGVNEYGEGTTYRMQGTIKVNGYPDVALRDMFAPVDGGQPTGVLIALSLGERFGRIFDNSYEVPEIRGVDLSFDLVNERRSARLESARTDMTEARPGDEIVVETVLRPYRGERMVRQIPVRVPTSTPKGALRILVSDGDTLDRMRHGGMGIGRQFDLGSTVAMLNKEHSNDRLYVSLLEANPEAMVQDKVMPTMPLSVMNVMDGMRGTQDMVVLGESAVDEASTPLDYEVAGAQVITLTIK
- a CDS encoding ZIP family metal transporter; protein product: MHPIALSILLGLTAALANVAGGAVIMRRRWEHSFLRYFVALGAGFMLATAIVEMVPESVRLRGLRAGYLVLLGYLIIHFFEHTVTPHFHFGEETHAAEFVHAHKSYSVLLGLLIHTFFDGIAITSGFLLSNALGWIIFVAIFLHKIPEGFTVASVMLASGRSRAMAWASSVLLGAATLAGVLVMAVFRHAVAAGLPLSAGVTIYVAATDLMPEVNKEPGVRMALLVFFGVGLLFVLDNFLHVH
- a CDS encoding VWA domain-containing protein, with the translated sequence MFSPEFCRFLPGIRRRLSAVVPWGALFPLILATALTAAGGQTQTPNTQPPSADQQKQTEPPPEAGGPQGETGPYAIPKKKEEPPPPPPPSAPKKVPGMPDYTIQVNVPVVTLDAMVQTKDGHFIPGLKAGNFKILEDGVPQKLTSFSQSEAPITAVLLVEFAATNYSFMYDALNASYYFANSLKPNDWVAVVAYDMKPEILVDFTQDKRAIYGGLNRLRIPGFRETNLFDALYDTLDRLDRIEGRKEIILVSTGRDTFSKLTLDQIMKKVKATPNVTIFPVSIGRALREWIDARYGSNPNVSEAMMDYLQADNQMNTFARMTGGRAFFPRFEGELPDIFREIGNSLRNQYTLAYHPTNPKLDGTYRKLKIEVVAPDGAPLKVRDERGKELKYQVIAREGYTAKHTVD